The sequence NNNNNNNNNNNNNNNNNNNNNNNNNNNNNNNNNNNNGCCGGCGTTAGCCGGGTCCCCCGCTTCCCTTGCTGGGGTCGCGCTgccttcttctctccttccctgttTCCTCCCCGCTCGCTTTTAGGGCGATGTCTCCGGGGCATCTCCGCTCGTTGTCGCATGGGCCGCTGTCCCACGTTTCACCGTTCGGTGCTTCCCTCCCGTCCCCATCCCGTCCCCCCCTTTGGTGCCCCGGGGTCTGCGGCAAAAGTCGGCCAATCCGAGGTCGCGCTCTGCGCTGCCGCCCCGCCCTACCGACCGTTCCGTTTTCCGCTCGTCGGGAGCGTTCCCAGCGACGGCTCCCCGGCCACACTCTTTGTTTGCTCTGTCTGTGGCGGTTTCGCGTTTCTTTTGTCTTCTCGAGTGCTCCGCACTCTGTGGAAGCCTGGAAGCCCCGCCCCGAGCACTGTCTCATATTCACGCAGAACTGCGGGAGGGAGCACGGAATGAGGCCCTGAGGGATCCGGAGCCGTCCCTGAGGTTTTCATTGCAAAATGCAGCGAGCCTAGGGCTCGTAGGGCCAACCTTGGCATGCAGCAGGGACCCCTGCAGTTGAGCACCCGTGGGCGGGGCGGATCGCACGTCCCTGGGCTACCGGTAGCCGCCGCACACGttgtggggggggggggttacTGAAGGTCTCTGCAGCTCACATGTGACCAGAGACGAGCAAAAGAAGTCGTGGCACACATTTCCAGAAAATGTCCATATGACACAGTATAAAAGGAACGGTAACcaaatgtttttccttcagttgaTCAGGTTTGCTCTTCAGCATTTCTACTAATGAACTCAGCATACACGTTCATCTTACTGTGCGTTGGACAATATTCAAAAGGAAGTGAGTTAGTAGAGGAACAGTTGGGAGCCGATGATTTGAAATGTGCTTGCAAACATTGTTTTACACAGCCAAAACCTGTGGCTACGACACTTAACATTTGTACTCTTATCACATGGCACATGTCAAACATCTCAATCTTTTAAAATGATCAAATTCTTTCTAAGTTTGTATAGGTGTCaatgtaatttaatttctgaacTGGATTTACAGCATTTGGGCCACATCTCCAGTACACCTGTTGACAAAATCTATTCTTTAAATACAGCAGGTAATGTGATAGAGATTTTCACATAGCAAATTGAGGATATCCAAAGTTGTGCAAGTCTGTCTTATGTTTTATTGCTCCTACAACAACTTGAATTCCATTTTAACtcaaaatgtttataaataaatcAGGTGAATCTTTTTGACTGTGCAGAACAGACTCCAGTTGCTCATACAGCACCCACAGTGCCTGCGTGGCTGCAGTCTGCCCAGTTCTTTGTACCTGAAGCTGCATGTCTAGACTTGCTCCTTAAAGCAGTGGAGTCAGCAGTTAAAGCCACTGTCTATTCAGACATATTCACACAAGGAACCCTAAAGGAACGtcaggaaacattttctttcaaaaccagTTCTTCATAGTTCTTACACAGTGCAGGCTGAGGGTCCCCCGTAGCTCTTTCCTCCAGCAGTAGTGGAacaacttgaaaaagaaaaaattattgcAAAAATCATCTTCCAAAGGACATTTGAAATACCTTCATGTCAGGAGCCCCTGGCAGTGGCCGCAGATGATTGTTTTTACTGTAGTCTGAGGGTGGTGTTACATTGATCAATGTTCAGGATCGCACCCTTGGATTACATTAACAGCATTTTGCTCATGAGTTTGGACCCAGTGTTTGgaataaaataaggaaatgtttgcagaactgctctgttaaaaaacaaaaacaacaacaacaaaaaaaccactcCAACATTTCAACTGTGCTTTACTGAAGACAGAGACTCTATTTCCCTGTTaaagcataaaatgaaaaatggaatcATTTATTGCATTGTAGAATtataaaggctggaaaagattcCCAGTATCATCAACTgaaccatccacctaccaccagtatcTCCCCATTAAACCAGCTGTTGCATTAGGCAACACCTCAGCATGTCTGCACAAGAAATTGCACCAGCAGttgagaaataaaatcagtgcaTCAGTGTATTATGCACAAAATTTGATTACTATTTTCTTGAGCTTAAATGACAATTTACATATATGATTGTAAGTATTACAATAGGAACCTGCAAACTGAAGACGTGCAAGATTTACTTTTCAGAGTGCTTTACTCCACGTGTTGAAAATCAAGGcgaaaaatgatttttaaaacatcttttatttagtttttaaacATTGCCATTCTAAGACATGATACGTACAGAGATAGTACCAAATTACCTTGAAACACAACTCTAACTTAAAAGGCTCAGAGGagaattttgttgtctttgtaCATCCCAAGTTCTTGAGAATTTGAAGGTGCACCAGGacacccagagctgcagctAACAGGGGCACCACAGGGTAAGGATTTCCTCTTTAGTACAGTTTACTTTTTATgcaaatgagagaaaataattattttaactttaCTACATCTGAAAGCAGCTGCTCTTTAATCATTGGAGGTTTGGCAGCACTTGGGTCGCTCAGCCAACTACCCCAGAACTGCCTCACCTACAGGATGTGGAGGTCTGACCCCCAGTGTGGTAGCAGTGTGAGACTCACAGCATTACAGCTGCTGGCAGCTAGGAATGAAAACAAGGAATGCtatgaagcaagaaaaaagcatCCCAGAAGGTGAAGCTCCGGTTGCAGAAGTGAGCAACTGAGTGAAATCTACTGTGTTTGGAATGAGACTATGAAGATGAGATTGAGAGTTCTGCAAGTTGTGCTGGGCTTACCCCCacactcagagcagcagagccctTCCTGGTGGTGCCAGCTGGTTGCCACAGGCAGGATGTGCTGCATTCCCACAGCTGGATGCAGCGCCCTGGGCTTTCTCCAGCATTCCAGTGCTTTGTTGCAGGTATCTGTGCATCTCCGATGGATTGCAATATCTGCCCTGGAGACTCAGTATAAAAAAAGATGTGCTTGGGAAAACTACCGCCTTTGCAACTcttcaagaggaaaaataagcagCTGAAGACATTTAGCAGCAGCTAATTAGGATGAATAATATAAACTCTTAAAAATTTATCAACTTTACATTTATCCACTTACAAACAGAACCACGAGGCACAGGTAAGGTCACCAGATGGGGCCAGCCTGCTGCACCATCCAGCTCTTCCGTTACGTCCATACCAACAATCCCCAGCCACTCGCTTCAATTACAGAAGAGCCCTACCTAGAGAGCTCCTCTGTTACAGCAGCGGTGTGCTATAGgtgctattttcttctttcaaagcagCCCTCTTCCTTGGAGGAAGTGCTGTACACGTGGGAGCTGTGGCCTTGTTGCAGTCATGGAACTCCAGGGAACATCCCAGCAGGAGTCAGACAGCCTTTCAAATAACACACATCAGCAAATCAGAGGTGCTTTAGCACAGTGCTTTTGGGTGATACCTGTGTCTGCAAATTCCTGTCATACTGCCTACAATTAACTGACATAACAGGAGAGTAGCTACGCAATGAGACCATTAAAAGACCAGCAGGTTTgaaaatcctgttttaaatagaaacctgccagagctgcacagtttttctgaaaggaaaaatgctacAGTTGATGCATCTACTGGGCAAGTCAGATTAGTCCAGGATTCAGACCAAATTAAGTTATTCTCCCTACAGAGTTTCCCGATCTCTTTCTAAATAAGTTCAGCTACAGGACAACATTACAGTACTGAGTTCAAGGCCTACACATCAACTTCGGGGCATTCATCAATTTATCTTACTTCAGTTACTTATCTCATAGCTAATGCCCATTATCTCATACCATCAAGCCATACTACACAGTATAACAAAAACCATTAATGTTGAGCAGATGAAACATTAATAAACAGATATTCTACTTTTTCATTACAAGTCAAACACCAGAAgtcaaaaacagcaaaaacaggacgttacaaaaaaaaagactgaagtcATATATAAGCCAGAAATTTTACTCAATGCATTAAAAACAGACAGCACAGACAAAACACTTAACATGAAGATACTACTTTAAAGAAGCAACTCAACTCTTTTCTGAGAAAGTGGGTGGCTCTGAAAAGAGCCTTTGGGTTATATTATGTTTTGAAAACTCTAACCAGGTTCACTAGCAGAGATTATTTGCTTTTAGCCTTATGACTCTCGGTCTTCTTGGGCAGCAGCACGGCCTGGATGTTGGGCAGCACCCCGCCCTGCGCGATGGTGACCTTGCCCAGCAGTTTGTTGAGCTCCTCGTCGTTGCGGATGGCCAGCTGCAGGTGGCGGGGGATGATGCGCGTCTTCTTGTTGTCGCGGGCCGCGTTGCCCGCCAGCTCCAGGATCTCGGCCGTCAGGTACTCCAGCACGGCCGCCATGTAGA is a genomic window of Meleagris gallopavo isolate NT-WF06-2002-E0010 breed Aviagen turkey brand Nicholas breeding stock chromosome 1, Turkey_5.1, whole genome shotgun sequence containing:
- the LOC100542821 gene encoding histone H2A.J codes for the protein MSGRGKQGGKVRAKAKSRSSRAGLQFPVGRVHRLLRKGNYAERVGAGAPVYMAAVLEYLTAEILELAGNAARDNKKTRIIPRHLQLAIRNDEELNKLLGKVTIAQGGVLPNIQAVLLPKKTESHKAKSK